The Cystobacter fuscus DSM 2262 genome includes a region encoding these proteins:
- a CDS encoding imm11 family protein has product MERNFYVVEIGDVPQWCLDTPVPIAGGELEDPWMFVEGKPVPDPGPLKTKPFHHGEERTFTVANADRTPIANEQVARAFRELAPDDVQLFPVEVEGTPERYYIVNATRSFKCVDEKNSREVQVYPSDGAVPERVGEYRSISGLRIDTSKIENARVFRPMGWEVALIVSEELKARIERIGNTGVYFNRVTGPHASNEG; this is encoded by the coding sequence GACACTCCCGTTCCCATAGCGGGTGGCGAACTGGAGGATCCCTGGATGTTCGTGGAAGGCAAGCCGGTGCCAGACCCTGGTCCTCTCAAGACCAAACCTTTCCACCATGGAGAAGAGCGCACGTTTACGGTAGCCAATGCAGACCGCACACCCATTGCAAACGAGCAAGTCGCTCGTGCCTTCCGTGAGCTTGCACCTGACGACGTGCAATTGTTCCCGGTCGAAGTCGAGGGTACGCCCGAGCGGTACTACATCGTAAACGCGACCAGGAGTTTCAAGTGCGTTGACGAAAAGAACTCTCGAGAGGTCCAGGTATACCCTTCAGATGGCGCCGTGCCCGAGCGGGTGGGGGAGTACCGCTCGATCTCCGGTCTACGGATAGACACCTCGAAGATCGAGAATGCGCGTGTCTTCCGCCCGATGGGTTGGGAAGTAGCCCTCATCGTTTCCGAGGAGCTCAAGGCGAGGATTGAGCGAATTGGCAATACAGGAGTGTACTTCAATCGTGTAACGGGGCCTCACGCGTCGAACGAGGGCTGA